Proteins co-encoded in one Kribbella qitaiheensis genomic window:
- a CDS encoding arginine repressor — protein MVAGEVMTMALPTTKTARQQRIVELLGRQPVRSQTELADLLSAAGLVVGQATLSRDLVEIGAVKVRDSAGQLVYAVPGEGGDRTPRAGEAAAFEARLARVASELLVSAEGSANLVMLRTPPGAAQYFASAIDHVGLEDVLGTIAGDDTVMVVSRHPAGGEALAARFLNLAARHTDPK, from the coding sequence ATGGTTGCTGGCGAAGTCATGACGATGGCCCTGCCGACCACCAAGACCGCACGTCAGCAGCGCATCGTGGAGCTGCTCGGTAGGCAGCCGGTCCGCTCACAGACGGAGCTGGCCGATCTGCTGTCCGCCGCGGGACTCGTTGTCGGCCAGGCGACCTTGTCACGTGACCTGGTGGAGATCGGGGCGGTCAAGGTCCGCGACTCGGCCGGCCAGCTGGTGTACGCCGTACCGGGTGAAGGTGGCGACCGTACGCCGCGCGCCGGCGAGGCTGCGGCCTTCGAAGCCAGGCTGGCCCGGGTCGCCTCCGAGCTCCTCGTCTCGGCGGAAGGCAGCGCGAACCTGGTGATGCTGCGAACCCCGCCGGGTGCGGCCCAGTACTTCGCGTCGGCAATCGACCACGTTGGCCTGGAAGACGTACTCGGCACCATCGCCGGCGACGACACCGTCATGGTCGTCTCCCGCCACCCCGCCGGCGGCGAGG
- the argF gene encoding ornithine carbamoyltransferase, which translates to MTRHFLRDDDLSPAEQDEVLTLAQSLVTDRYGHHPLAGPQTVAVIFDKTSTRTRISFAVGIAELGGVPLIIDAQTSQMGRGEPIADTARVLDRQVGAIVWRTSGQVRIEEMAGASRVPVINALTDEFHPCQILADLLTVRQHKGSTAGLKLVYLGDGANNMAHSYLLGGVTAGMHVVIASPPDYQPDAAILAKAVEIGGVTGGSASWSSDAFEAVAGADVLATDTWVSMGQEAEATLREAPFVPYAVTEQLLAKANDDAIVLHCLPAYRGKEIEAAVLDGPQSVVWDEAENRLHAQKALLSWLLAKS; encoded by the coding sequence GTGACCAGGCACTTCTTGCGGGACGACGACCTCAGTCCGGCTGAGCAGGACGAGGTTCTGACGCTCGCCCAGAGCCTCGTGACCGACCGCTACGGCCATCACCCGCTGGCCGGGCCGCAGACGGTCGCGGTGATCTTCGACAAGACCTCCACCCGGACCCGGATCTCGTTCGCGGTCGGCATCGCGGAGCTCGGCGGCGTACCGCTGATCATCGACGCGCAGACCTCGCAGATGGGTCGCGGCGAGCCGATCGCCGACACCGCCCGGGTCCTCGACCGGCAGGTCGGCGCGATCGTCTGGCGGACCTCCGGACAGGTCCGGATCGAGGAGATGGCCGGGGCCTCGCGGGTGCCGGTGATCAACGCGCTGACCGACGAGTTCCACCCGTGCCAGATCCTGGCGGACCTGCTCACCGTCCGGCAGCACAAGGGATCGACCGCCGGGTTGAAGCTGGTCTACCTCGGTGATGGCGCGAACAACATGGCGCATTCCTACCTGCTGGGTGGCGTGACCGCCGGCATGCACGTGGTGATCGCCTCGCCGCCTGACTACCAGCCGGATGCCGCGATCCTGGCCAAGGCTGTGGAGATCGGTGGAGTGACCGGCGGCTCGGCTTCGTGGAGCTCTGATGCTTTCGAGGCGGTTGCCGGGGCCGACGTGCTGGCGACCGATACGTGGGTCTCGATGGGGCAAGAGGCGGAGGCGACTTTGCGAGAGGCGCCTTTCGTTCCGTACGCCGTGACGGAGCAGTTGCTCGCGAAGGCGAACGATGACGCGATCGTGTTGCACTGCCTCCCGGCGTACCGGGGGAAGGAGATCGAGGCTGCGGTGCTCGACGGGCCGCAGTCGGTCGTGTGGGACGAGGCGGAGAACAGGCTGCACGCACAGAAGGCGTTGCTCTCATGGTTGCTGGCGAAGTCATGA
- a CDS encoding acetylornithine transaminase — MTELVTVEGSGAALAERYSNALMNTFGPPKRVLVRGEGAYLWDADGRKYLDLLGGLAVNSLGHAHPFIVSAVTSQLATLGHVSNFFASAPQIALAEKLLSLFDVPGKVFFTNSGTEANEAAFKITRKTGRTKIVSTVGAFHGRTMGALAITWKPAYREAFAPLPGDVTFVPYGDAAALAAAVDDQTAAVVLEPIQGENGVVVPPDGYLEAARQITTDHGALLWIDEIQTGVGRTGDWFAFQAAGITPDIVTVAKGLGAGIPIGACLGFGAAADLLQPGNHGTTFGGNPVAAIAGLAVLTVIERDGLLANVNAVGNHLVSSIEALDHPLIAGVRGRGLLLAIQLTAPVSDQVAALALDAGFVVNNPIPGAIRLAPPYILSKADADSFVAALPGLLDACDLEGS, encoded by the coding sequence ATGACCGAGTTGGTCACCGTCGAAGGCAGTGGGGCAGCCCTCGCCGAGCGGTACTCGAACGCGCTGATGAACACGTTCGGGCCGCCCAAGCGGGTGCTCGTCCGCGGCGAGGGCGCGTACTTGTGGGACGCGGACGGCCGCAAGTATCTCGACCTGCTCGGCGGCCTGGCGGTGAATTCGCTCGGCCACGCGCACCCCTTCATCGTGTCGGCCGTGACGAGCCAGCTGGCCACCCTCGGGCACGTGTCGAACTTCTTCGCCTCCGCGCCGCAGATCGCGCTGGCCGAGAAGCTGCTGTCCTTGTTCGATGTTCCCGGCAAGGTGTTCTTCACGAACTCCGGCACCGAGGCGAACGAGGCCGCGTTCAAGATCACCCGCAAGACCGGCCGGACCAAGATCGTCTCGACAGTCGGCGCCTTCCACGGCCGGACGATGGGCGCACTCGCGATCACCTGGAAACCGGCGTACCGGGAGGCGTTCGCGCCGCTGCCTGGTGACGTCACCTTCGTCCCGTACGGCGACGCTGCCGCGCTCGCCGCGGCCGTCGACGACCAGACCGCGGCCGTGGTGCTCGAACCGATCCAGGGCGAGAACGGCGTCGTCGTACCGCCGGACGGCTACCTCGAGGCGGCCCGGCAGATCACTACCGACCATGGCGCGCTGCTGTGGATCGACGAGATCCAGACCGGCGTCGGCCGGACCGGCGACTGGTTCGCCTTCCAGGCCGCGGGGATCACGCCGGACATCGTCACCGTGGCGAAGGGCCTCGGTGCGGGAATCCCGATCGGCGCCTGCCTCGGCTTCGGCGCGGCAGCGGACCTGTTACAGCCTGGCAATCACGGTACGACGTTCGGCGGCAACCCGGTCGCGGCGATCGCCGGCCTCGCGGTGCTGACCGTGATCGAGCGGGACGGCCTGCTCGCGAATGTGAATGCCGTCGGCAACCATCTTGTGTCGTCGATCGAGGCGCTGGACCACCCGTTGATCGCCGGTGTCCGGGGCCGCGGGCTGCTGCTCGCGATCCAGCTGACCGCGCCGGTGTCGGACCAGGTCGCGGCGCTCGCGCTCGATGCGGGGTTCGTCGTGAACAATCCGATTCCGGGGGCGATTCGACTGGCACCGCCGTACATCCTGAGCAAGGCTGATGCGGACAGTTTCGTCGCGGCCCTGCCAGGGCTGCTGGATGCGTGCGATTTGGAGGGCTCGTGA
- the argB gene encoding acetylglutamate kinase, with protein MTTTQASAVEKAAVLTEALPWLKEFHGKTIVVKYGGNAMVDDELKQAFASDIVFLRHCGVRVVVVHGGGPQISEMLGRLGIDSEFRGGLRVTTPEAMDIVGMVLVGKVGRELVGLLNAHGPFAVGMSGEDAGLFTAERRGAMIDGEHVDIGLVGDVVGVRPEAVIDLIDAGRIPVVSTIAPDEDGLAHNVNADTAASALAVALGASKFVVLTDVAGLYRNWPESDEIITQIDAAELAELLPSLAAGMVPKMEACLRAVQAGVSRATVIDGRVPHSLLLEIFTDAGSGTQVIPS; from the coding sequence CTGCCTTGGCTGAAGGAGTTCCACGGCAAGACGATCGTGGTGAAGTACGGCGGCAACGCGATGGTGGACGACGAGCTCAAGCAGGCGTTCGCGTCCGATATCGTGTTCCTGCGGCACTGCGGAGTACGGGTCGTCGTCGTGCACGGCGGTGGGCCGCAGATCAGCGAGATGCTCGGCCGGCTCGGCATCGACAGCGAGTTCCGGGGTGGCCTGCGGGTCACCACACCGGAGGCGATGGACATCGTGGGCATGGTCCTGGTGGGCAAGGTCGGACGTGAGCTGGTCGGTCTGCTGAACGCGCACGGGCCGTTCGCGGTCGGCATGTCCGGTGAGGATGCCGGCCTGTTCACCGCCGAACGTCGCGGCGCGATGATCGACGGCGAGCACGTGGACATCGGCCTGGTCGGCGACGTGGTCGGCGTCCGGCCCGAAGCCGTGATCGACCTGATCGACGCCGGCCGGATCCCGGTCGTGTCGACGATCGCCCCCGACGAGGACGGCCTGGCGCACAACGTGAACGCCGACACCGCCGCGTCGGCGCTGGCGGTCGCACTCGGCGCGTCGAAGTTCGTAGTACTGACTGATGTCGCGGGGCTGTATAGGAATTGGCCTGAGAGCGACGAGATCATCACCCAGATCGACGCGGCCGAGCTGGCCGAGTTGCTGCCGTCGCTCGCGGCCGGGATGGTGCCCAAGATGGAGGCCTGCCTGCGCGCCGTACAGGCCGGCGTTTCCAGAGCCACCGTGATCGACGGCCGCGTGCCGCACTCGCTGTTGCTGGAGATCTTCACCGACGCAGGAAGTGGAACCCAGGTGATCCCGTCATGA